The following coding sequences are from one Spea bombifrons isolate aSpeBom1 chromosome 13, aSpeBom1.2.pri, whole genome shotgun sequence window:
- the TBX21 gene encoding T-box transcription factor TBX21 — translation MGAAEYYMQSADTMQRGTRMQNLCAGHPTENTEVPQNTSRMQRSGLQTILSTKDIQSAGRDGLGVQSATDVQRTLQNQRTADIQRAGELQDGGDVQNLPSEHKYCHLDSGDDTLPHSFYPQRVRVLPHSACFYNQDYSPEVESVESYSEEEAQLSYPALAQPEVPSINPNASPVSRSSGKVQVSLTNYPLWGKFHKHQTEMIITKQGRRMFPFLSFRLSGLDPVAQYTLHVDVVLADQNHWRYQGGKWIQCGKAEGNMPGNRRYQHPDSPNTGAHWMRQEVTFSKLKLTNNKGASNNVTQMVVLQSLHKYQPQLHVTEVRDSESADAQSHLFTFPETQFIAVTAYQNADITQLKIDHNPFAKGFRDHCDMLTLPSGTERLSPSSPIRFTPFLPDSLSHARLYPVEQKEPPPWYLSQQNMAQHLDYTPYDNTGKMAATYAIKCYPQPAHLGYYPDHTLASPWTGHTQYHPNPNPTHFTWIHPLLETRGKEEDPRDQPTNFAGCEESKRRRLSPYSLDGSTCDRSTDTAYCGFFSQ, via the exons ATGGGTGCTGCGGAGTATTACATGCAGAGCGCCGACACAATGCAGAGAGGAACTCGCATGCAGAACTTGTGTGCCGGGCATCCCACGGAGAACACAGAAGTACCGCAAAACACCTCGAGGATGCAGAGGTCAGGGCTACAGACTATACTGAGCACAAAGGACATACAGAGCGCGGGGCGTGACGGCCTAGGGGTGCAGAGCGCAACAGATGTGCAAAGAACTTTGCAGAACCAGCGGACGGCAGATATTCAGCGCGCCGGGGAGCTGCAGGATGGAGGAGACGTCCAGAACCTGCCCTCTGAGCACAAGTACTGCCACCTGGATTCAGGAGATGACACCCTACCCCACAGCTTTTACCCCCAACGGGTCCGAGTCTTACCTCATAGCGCCTGCTTTTACAACCAGGACTACTCGCCAGAGGTAGAATCCGTTGAGAGTTATTCAGAAGAGGAGGCGCAGCTGTCGTACCCGGCGCTTGCGCAGCCAGAGGTGCCCAGCATCAACCCCAATGCCAGCCCCGTGAGCCGGAGCTCCGGGAAAGTGCAGGTCAGCCTCACAAATTACCCTCTGTGGGGCAAATTTCACAAGCACCAGACAGAGATGATCATCACCAAGCAGGGCAG GCGTATGTTTCCATTCCTCAGTTTCCGACTGTCAGGACTGGATCCCGTGGCTCAGTACACATTACATGTAGACGTGGTCCTGGCAGATCAAAACCACTGGAGATACCAAGGAGGAAAATGGATCCAGTGTGGGAAGGCCGAGGGCAACATGCCAG GTAACCGAAGATACCAGCACCCCGATTCCCCCAACACTGGGGCTCACTGGATGCGTCAGGAGGTGACATTCAGCAAACTGAAGCTGACCAACAACAAGGGGGCATCGAATAACGTGACACAG ATGGTGGTGCTCCAGTCTCTGCACAAATACCAGCCGCAGCTTCACGTGACCGAGGTGCGGGATTCTGAGAGCGCTGATGCCCAGAGTCATCTCTTCACCTTTCCTGAAACTCAGTTCATCGCAGTGACAGCGTATCAGAATGCAGAC ATCACCCAGCTGAAAATCGATCACAATCCCTTCGCCAAAGGATTCCGGGATCACTGCGACAT GCTCACTCTCCCCTCAGGCACGGAGCGTCTCTCCCCATCATCCCCCATTCGCTTTACACCTTTTTTACCAGATTCACTGAGCCACGCTCGTCTATATCCCGTGGAGCAGAAGGAACCTCCGCCGTGGTACTtatcacagcaaaacatggcACAGCACCTGGACTACACACCATATGACAATACGGGCAAGATGGCAGCAACGTACGCAATAAAATGTTACCCTCAGCCTGCGCATCTAGGGTATTACCCTGATCACACACTCGCCTCACCATGGACGGGTCACACACAGTACCATCCTAACCCAAATCCTACACACTTTACTTGGATTCATCCACTGCTGGAGACCAGGGGGAAGGAGGAAGACCCCCGGGACCAGCCCACAAACTTTGCAGGATGTGAGGAAAGCAAACGGAGACGACTGTCTCCTTACAGCTTGGACGGATCCACGTGTGACAGGAGCACAGATACGGCCTACTGCGGTTTCTTCAGCCAGTAA
- the MRPL10 gene encoding 39S ribosomal protein L10, mitochondrial, whose product MATALVRRAVRELGRLPSLQSVRHGSKAVTRHRKAMHFERQKMLAVTEYIPPKPAIPEECLAPKSRRTHIEEDNPLVRLLCSQLNSVLQECKMVAVFQRNAVGSEDLLLLRHGLLKHGIQIKHFPNQVVKKSLVQCQLQAMEPLFIGQTFLIVSRDVKVKEMLQNVRKVPQVELLGACIERRLLSRQGVMAYAKMPSLESLQGQVVGTLSAMAAQTCSLLAQHSTQLCSNLEQHIKEQSAEEKST is encoded by the exons ATGGCGACTGCCTTGGTTCGGAGGGCTGTCCGGGAGTTAG GACGGCTCCCGTCTCTGCAGAGTGTTCGTCATGGCTCTAAAGCAGTCACACGTCACAGAAAAGCGATGCACTTTGAGAGGCAAAAGATGTTGGCTGTTACAGAATACATTCCTCCGAAACCTGCTATCCCAGAAGAATGTCTCGCCCCAAAGAGCAGACGCACTCACATAGAAGAG GATAACCCCTTGGTGCGGCTTCTGTGCAGCCAGCTGAACTCCGTGCTACAAGAATGTAAAATGGTGGCCGTGTTTCAGAGAAATGCTGTTGGATCTGAGGATCTGCTCCTGTTGAGGCACGGACTCCTAAAGCATGGGATTCAGATAAAGCATTTCCCCAATCAG GTGGTAAAGAAGTCATTAGTCCAGTGTCAGCTTCAAGCAATGGAGCCGCTGTTCATAGGACAAACTTTCCTAATTGTGAGCCGTGATGTTAAAGTAAAGGAAATGCTGCAGAATGTACGAAAGGTGCCTCAGGTCGAGCTCTTGG GAGCCTGTATAGAGCGGAGGTTGCTGAGCCGTCAGGGAGTGATGGCCTACGCCAAGATGCCTAGTTTGGAGAGCCTGCAGGGCCAGGTTGTGGGGACGCTCTCAGCGATGGCAGCGCAGACCTGCTCTCTACTTGCACAACATTCTACCCAACTCTGCAGCAACCTGGAGCAACATATCAAGGAACAAAGTGCAGAGGAGAAGAGTACATGA